From Streptomyces chrestomyceticus JCM 4735, one genomic window encodes:
- a CDS encoding alpha/beta fold hydrolase: protein MTSAVEHSSVEVNGVRLHIAEQGEGPLVLLLHGFPECWYSWRHQFAPLAAAGYRVVAPDQRGYARSDQPADIASYTMLHLTGDVIGLIHALGEEQAVVVGHDWGAPVAWTTAQLRPDVVRGVVGLSVPPAPRSPEPPLVRLRELLGDGFYQVYFQEPGVADAELAQNPTATFRAILSNGSGDSPFTDPPRPWVVPEGAKLLDTMEEPAELPGWLTEEDIETFVGEFARHGDRAFTGGLNWYRNIDRSWELLAPFQGRGIDVPALYMAGDRDLVRAFPGIDQLLPALERAMPNLRQAPALPGCGHWTQQERPDEVTAALLEFLAELPAAK, encoded by the coding sequence GTGACCAGCGCAGTCGAGCACAGCTCCGTCGAGGTGAACGGCGTCCGGCTGCACATCGCCGAACAGGGGGAAGGGCCGCTGGTCCTGCTCCTGCACGGCTTCCCGGAGTGCTGGTACTCCTGGCGCCACCAGTTCGCGCCGCTGGCGGCGGCCGGGTACCGGGTCGTGGCGCCGGACCAGCGCGGCTATGCGCGCAGCGACCAGCCGGCCGACATCGCCTCGTACACCATGCTGCACCTGACCGGTGACGTGATCGGCCTGATCCACGCGCTGGGGGAGGAGCAGGCGGTCGTCGTCGGGCACGACTGGGGCGCCCCGGTGGCCTGGACTACGGCGCAGTTGCGTCCGGACGTGGTGCGCGGGGTCGTCGGGCTGAGCGTGCCGCCCGCGCCGCGCTCTCCCGAACCGCCCCTGGTGCGCCTGCGGGAGCTGCTCGGGGACGGCTTCTACCAGGTCTACTTCCAGGAGCCGGGCGTCGCCGACGCCGAGCTGGCCCAGAACCCCACCGCCACCTTCCGCGCCATCCTGTCCAACGGCTCCGGCGACAGCCCGTTCACCGACCCGCCGCGCCCGTGGGTCGTCCCGGAGGGCGCCAAGCTGCTGGACACGATGGAGGAGCCGGCGGAACTGCCCGGCTGGCTGACCGAGGAGGACATCGAGACCTTCGTCGGCGAGTTCGCCCGGCACGGGGACCGCGCCTTCACCGGCGGTCTGAACTGGTACCGCAACATCGACCGTAGCTGGGAACTGCTCGCGCCGTTCCAGGGCCGCGGCATCGACGTACCGGCGCTGTACATGGCGGGCGACCGCGACCTGGTCCGGGCCTTCCCGGGCATCGATCAGCTACTGCCCGCCCTGGAACGGGCGATGCCGAACCTGCGGCAGGCCCCGGCCCTGCCCGGCTGCGGCCACTGGACACAGCAGGAGCGGCCGGACGAGGTCACCGCCGCGCTGCTGGAGTTCCTGGCGGAGCTGCCCGCGGCGAAGTGA
- a CDS encoding amino acid permease, whose amino-acid sequence MERAVKEARGEGEQQLRRDLSALDLTILGVGVILGTGIFVLTGTVARNMAGPAVALSFVVAAAVCACAALCYAEFASSVPVAGSAYSYSYTSLGELPAWIIGWALSLELTLATAVVAVGWSGYLQSMLNSLGLHLPAALSGGDDAVVNLPAALLVLVLGVVLVVGGKLSKGVTNVLVGIKLAIVLLVIVAGLFFIDTANYSPFVPEAQHTAKVSGLQAPLLQLLTGITPTAFGVAGILSAAAMVFFAYIGFDMVATSAEETRRPQRDLPIGIIASLVVVTVLYVAVCLVVTGMQHYSQLSVKAPLADAFTAKGHPFFATVISLGAVVGLAAVSLICFRSQSRVVFAMARDGLLPKALCKVDPRHGTPKANLVVLAVIMAALAAFLKFDLLAEMVNIGTLFAFAAVSASVLIMRRTAPDLPRAFRTPWVPFIPLVSLLCCLYLMLNLQLITWVGFLVWLAVGLALYFGYGRRHSKLNERARDTAEEADATV is encoded by the coding sequence TTGGAGCGAGCCGTCAAGGAGGCTCGTGGAGAGGGCGAACAACAACTTCGCCGGGATCTTTCCGCGCTCGATCTGACCATCCTCGGGGTCGGTGTCATTCTCGGCACCGGAATCTTCGTGCTGACCGGTACGGTGGCCCGGAACATGGCCGGTCCGGCGGTGGCGCTCTCCTTCGTCGTCGCCGCCGCGGTCTGCGCCTGCGCCGCGCTGTGCTACGCCGAATTCGCGTCCTCGGTCCCGGTGGCGGGCTCCGCGTACTCGTATTCGTACACCTCGCTCGGCGAACTGCCCGCCTGGATCATCGGCTGGGCTCTGAGCCTCGAACTGACCCTGGCCACCGCGGTGGTGGCGGTCGGCTGGTCCGGTTATCTGCAATCGATGCTGAACAGCCTCGGGCTGCATCTGCCCGCCGCGCTGAGCGGGGGCGACGACGCTGTGGTGAATCTTCCCGCGGCGCTTCTCGTGCTCGTGCTGGGCGTGGTGCTCGTCGTCGGCGGAAAGCTGTCCAAGGGCGTCACCAATGTGCTGGTCGGCATCAAGCTGGCGATTGTGCTGCTGGTCATCGTCGCCGGGCTGTTCTTCATCGACACCGCGAATTACAGCCCCTTCGTGCCCGAGGCGCAGCACACCGCCAAGGTGTCCGGACTCCAGGCGCCGCTGTTGCAGCTACTGACGGGCATCACCCCGACGGCTTTCGGTGTCGCGGGAATTCTCAGCGCCGCCGCCATGGTCTTCTTCGCCTACATCGGTTTCGACATGGTGGCGACCTCCGCCGAGGAGACCCGCCGGCCGCAGCGCGATCTGCCCATCGGCATCATCGCCTCGCTGGTCGTCGTCACCGTGCTGTACGTGGCGGTGTGCCTGGTGGTCACCGGAATGCAGCACTATTCGCAGTTGTCGGTCAAGGCTCCGCTGGCCGACGCCTTCACCGCGAAGGGCCATCCCTTCTTCGCCACGGTCATCAGCCTCGGCGCGGTGGTCGGCCTCGCGGCGGTGAGCCTGATCTGCTTCCGGTCGCAGAGCCGCGTCGTCTTCGCGATGGCCCGGGACGGGCTGCTGCCGAAGGCGCTGTGCAAGGTGGACCCGCGGCACGGCACCCCGAAGGCCAATCTGGTCGTGCTCGCCGTGATCATGGCCGCGCTGGCGGCGTTCCTGAAGTTCGACCTGCTCGCCGAAATGGTCAACATCGGCACGCTGTTCGCCTTCGCGGCGGTGTCCGCCAGTGTGCTGATCATGCGGCGCACGGCCCCCGACCTGCCCCGCGCCTTCCGTACGCCGTGGGTGCCGTTCATCCCGCTGGTCTCGCTGCTGTGCTGCCTGTACCTGATGCTCAACCTCCAGTTGATCACCTGGGTCGGCTTCCTGGTGTGGCTCGCGGTCGGCCTCGCGCTGTACTTCGGCTACGGCCGGCGGCACAGCAAGCTCAACGAGCGCGCACGGGACACGGCGGAGGAGGCCGACGCCACGGTGTAG
- the abc-f gene encoding ribosomal protection-like ABC-F family protein — protein MKDVSRGYGDRTVLEQVSLTVRPGEKAGVIGENGSGKSTLLRLLAGAEAPDTGEITVSFPGGTGHLGQTCALDPCGTVQDAVDAALAELRDLEARIRAAEAALATATPHELDAYGELLTTYEERGGYQADARVDAALHGLGLGHLTRDRVLGSLSGGERSRLSLACVLAAAPELLLLDEPTNHLDRQATAWLEAHLAAHRGTLLVVTHDRDLLEAVTSAVLEVDRDLRTVTRYGDGWQGYRTAKAAARRRWAQDREEWLAEVARTADLAESAGRRLAGTGKDPHQGFGKHRRSHEAKLSGQVRAARQRLDRLRRHPVPEPPVPLRFTAELATAAPTAAEAVDGLGTPATTRGPLARLTGITVGDRLRIAELTVQPGDRLLVTGPNGAGKTTLLRVLAGDLRPDTGTVRRPARTGYLAQELSTAVPPRQSLLAAFAAGLPGPPEEHASGLLALGLFREEDLTVPVAALSVGQRRRLELARLVTRPADLLVLDEPTNHVSLALVEELEEALSAYRGAVVVVSHDRRFRSGFRGRELELDGGRAVCERERLAGSR, from the coding sequence ATGAAAGACGTCTCCCGCGGCTACGGCGACCGCACCGTGCTGGAGCAGGTGTCGCTGACCGTGCGCCCCGGCGAGAAGGCCGGCGTCATCGGAGAGAACGGCTCCGGCAAGTCCACGCTGCTCCGGCTGCTGGCCGGGGCCGAGGCGCCGGACACGGGCGAGATCACCGTGTCCTTCCCCGGCGGCACCGGCCACCTCGGCCAGACATGCGCACTCGACCCGTGCGGCACCGTCCAGGACGCCGTCGACGCGGCCCTCGCCGAACTCCGTGACCTGGAAGCCCGGATACGCGCAGCGGAAGCCGCGCTGGCCACCGCGACACCGCACGAACTCGACGCGTACGGCGAGCTGTTGACCACGTACGAGGAGCGCGGCGGCTACCAGGCGGACGCCCGCGTGGACGCCGCCCTGCACGGCCTCGGCCTGGGCCACCTCACCCGCGACCGGGTGCTCGGCTCGCTCTCCGGCGGCGAGCGGTCGCGCCTGTCGCTCGCCTGCGTACTGGCCGCCGCGCCCGAACTCCTCCTGCTCGACGAGCCCACCAACCACCTCGACCGGCAGGCCACCGCCTGGCTGGAGGCGCACCTCGCGGCGCACCGCGGCACGCTGCTCGTCGTCACTCACGACCGTGACCTGCTCGAAGCGGTCACCTCGGCCGTCCTTGAGGTCGACCGCGACCTGCGGACCGTCACGCGGTACGGCGACGGCTGGCAGGGCTACCGGACGGCGAAGGCCGCGGCCCGCCGCCGCTGGGCGCAGGACCGCGAGGAGTGGCTGGCGGAGGTCGCCCGGACCGCCGACCTGGCGGAGTCGGCCGGCCGACGGCTGGCCGGGACCGGCAAGGACCCGCACCAGGGCTTCGGCAAGCACCGCCGCTCGCACGAGGCGAAACTGTCCGGCCAGGTCAGGGCGGCCCGGCAGCGGCTGGACCGGCTCCGGCGGCATCCCGTGCCGGAGCCTCCCGTACCGCTCCGGTTCACGGCCGAACTGGCCACGGCTGCCCCGACAGCGGCTGAGGCGGTGGACGGGCTCGGTACGCCTGCCACCACACGCGGCCCCCTCGCCCGACTGACCGGCATCACGGTCGGCGACCGGCTGCGCATCGCCGAGCTGACCGTGCAGCCGGGCGACCGCCTGCTCGTGACCGGCCCCAACGGCGCGGGCAAGACGACGCTGCTGCGCGTCCTGGCCGGTGACCTGCGCCCCGACACGGGCACCGTGCGCCGGCCGGCCCGTACCGGTTACCTGGCGCAGGAACTGTCCACGGCCGTACCTCCCAGGCAGTCCCTGCTGGCTGCCTTCGCAGCCGGTCTCCCCGGCCCGCCCGAGGAGCACGCGTCCGGACTGCTGGCCCTCGGTCTCTTCCGGGAGGAGGACCTGACGGTCCCGGTGGCGGCCCTGTCCGTCGGCCAGCGGCGCCGGCTGGAGCTGGCACGCCTGGTGACGCGCCCCGCCGACCTGCTCGTCCTGGACGAGCCGACCAACCATGTCTCCCTCGCCCTGGTCGAGGAGCTGGAGGAGGCGCTGTCCGCCTACCGCGGCGCGGTGGTCGTGGTCTCCCACGACCGGCGCTTCCGCAGCGGGTTCCGCGGGCGTGAGCTGGAGCTCGACGGAGGCCGGGCGGTGTGCGAGCGGGAGCGTCTCGCGGGGAGCCGCTGA
- a CDS encoding Vms1/Ankzf1 family peptidyl-tRNA hydrolase — MHLSLLQPIIDRPGPWASVYAEVPHSTEDAAKQRELSADAAARQLAEQGADRATCDAVREALAGFRADGDTAAPAGRAVFATDGEVVLDTPLAGRPAQPFADWSPLPRITPWAEAAADNAGCLVVYVDRMGANFELHDDRGGTEAGQVDGVDWPIHRTATADWSERHFQTAVENTWEQNAGEIAEAAQRVFASSGAKVMLLAGDPRERRSVHEKLPEQLRSVTYESDHGGRAAGSDSTALARDIAHVRAAHERDHVADVLDRFRAGAGVGGTDPAYAATGVPALVEAAREHRIDTLIITPGGADAGREVWVGPGADQLAIRNSELQYLGETNPSAARADDALLRSAAANGAEAVVVRDPAEAPTGGLGAILRWSTPTQHE; from the coding sequence ATGCACCTCTCGCTCCTTCAACCGATCATCGACCGGCCGGGCCCCTGGGCCTCCGTGTACGCCGAGGTGCCGCACAGCACCGAGGACGCGGCCAAGCAGCGCGAGCTGTCGGCGGACGCGGCGGCCCGGCAGCTCGCGGAGCAAGGGGCGGACCGGGCCACGTGCGACGCCGTGCGCGAGGCCCTGGCCGGATTCCGCGCCGACGGCGACACCGCGGCCCCCGCCGGGCGGGCGGTCTTCGCCACGGACGGCGAGGTCGTCCTGGACACGCCGCTCGCCGGGCGCCCCGCCCAGCCGTTCGCGGACTGGTCACCGCTGCCCAGGATCACCCCGTGGGCCGAGGCCGCGGCGGACAACGCGGGCTGCCTCGTCGTGTACGTGGACCGCATGGGCGCCAACTTCGAGCTGCACGACGACCGGGGCGGCACGGAAGCCGGCCAGGTCGACGGCGTTGACTGGCCGATCCACCGCACCGCCACGGCGGACTGGTCCGAACGGCACTTCCAGACCGCGGTCGAGAACACCTGGGAACAGAACGCCGGCGAGATCGCCGAGGCCGCGCAGCGCGTCTTCGCCAGCAGCGGCGCCAAGGTCATGCTGCTGGCGGGCGACCCCCGCGAACGCCGCTCGGTCCACGAGAAGCTCCCCGAGCAACTGCGCTCGGTGACCTACGAGAGCGACCACGGCGGCCGGGCCGCGGGTTCCGACAGCACCGCGCTGGCACGCGACATCGCCCACGTACGGGCCGCCCATGAACGCGACCACGTGGCCGACGTCCTCGACCGCTTCCGGGCGGGCGCCGGAGTGGGCGGCACGGACCCCGCGTACGCCGCGACCGGCGTACCGGCCCTCGTCGAGGCGGCCCGCGAACACCGCATCGACACCCTGATCATCACCCCCGGCGGCGCCGACGCCGGCCGCGAGGTCTGGGTGGGCCCCGGCGCCGACCAACTGGCGATCCGCAACTCCGAACTGCAGTACCTGGGCGAGACCAACCCGTCCGCGGCCCGCGCGGACGACGCCCTGCTCCGCTCGGCCGCCGCGAACGGTGCCGAGGCCGTGGTCGTCCGCGACCCCGCCGAAGCCCCGACGGGCGGCCTCGGCGCCATCCTCCGCTGGAGCACGCCGACCCAGCACGAGTAG
- a CDS encoding ABC transporter permease, whose translation MIWLTWRQLRVHVLVALAALAATALLLLVTGLQLRHSYDTDLAGCATGCGAAEAAFLSRYAGLSYLATGLVIAVPGLLGVFWGAPLIAREVEAGTHRLVWNQSVTRTRWLAVKLATVGLAAVAVTGLLSLLVTWWAGPLDQVAMDRFSPLLFSARGIVPLGYAAFAFTVGACAGLLIRRTVPAMAVTLAVFAAVQVLLPVAVRPYLQKPVHTDVALDLSESTSGRYTLLRSGSGAEARVDVEVSRPGDWVVSGASPVLDRSGRDTGRSLACAEAAGCTVPTDLHTRIAYQPAERYWAFQWSETAICLALAGLTGGFCAWWLRRRRS comes from the coding sequence ATGATCTGGCTGACCTGGCGCCAGTTACGCGTCCACGTCCTTGTCGCCCTCGCCGCCCTGGCCGCGACCGCCCTTCTCCTCCTGGTCACCGGCCTGCAACTGCGGCACTCCTACGACACCGACCTCGCCGGCTGCGCGACCGGCTGCGGCGCGGCCGAGGCGGCCTTCCTCTCCCGGTACGCCGGCCTGTCCTATCTCGCCACGGGCCTCGTGATCGCCGTGCCCGGCCTCCTCGGGGTCTTCTGGGGCGCGCCGCTGATCGCCCGCGAAGTGGAGGCGGGCACCCACCGGCTGGTCTGGAACCAGAGCGTGACCCGCACCCGCTGGCTCGCGGTCAAGCTCGCCACCGTCGGCCTGGCCGCCGTCGCCGTCACCGGCCTGCTCAGCCTCCTGGTGACGTGGTGGGCGGGTCCGCTCGACCAGGTCGCCATGGACCGGTTCTCGCCCCTGCTGTTCAGCGCCCGCGGCATCGTGCCCCTCGGCTACGCGGCGTTCGCCTTCACCGTCGGCGCCTGTGCCGGGCTGCTGATCCGGCGGACCGTACCCGCCATGGCCGTCACGCTCGCGGTCTTCGCCGCCGTCCAGGTCCTGCTGCCGGTCGCGGTCCGCCCGTACCTCCAGAAACCGGTGCACACCGATGTCGCGCTGGACCTCTCGGAGAGCACATCGGGCCGCTACACGCTCCTCAGGTCGGGCTCCGGCGCCGAGGCCCGCGTGGACGTGGAGGTGTCCAGGCCCGGTGACTGGGTCGTGTCCGGGGCGAGCCCGGTCCTCGACCGGTCGGGGCGGGACACCGGCCGCAGCCTGGCCTGCGCGGAGGCCGCCGGCTGCACCGTCCCGACAGACCTGCACACGCGGATCGCCTACCAGCCCGCCGAACGCTACTGGGCCTTCCAGTGGTCCGAGACCGCGATCTGCCTCGCCCTCGCCGGGCTGACGGGCGGATTCTGCGCCTGGTGGCTGCGCCGCCGCAGGAGCTGA
- a CDS encoding amidohydrolase translates to MARTAPAPDAAIRARLDTVRDLLLSLARDLHAHPETAFAEHHAADALTRLLADAGFAVERGTAGLPTAFTATAGPADADLTVGLCLEYDALPDLGHACGHNLIAAAGAGAAIALAAAAGDLGLRVKALGTPAEEGGGGKTLMLDAGAFDDVSCALMVHPGPADDFGGSSRASRGVVAEYEGRAAHAAIAPHDGLNAADACVVAQTALALLRQQLPDGVRMHGIVTHGGDRTNIIPARARMKWQLRADTLDELETLWPRIRACFEAGAVATGCELTLTEPSPAYADLRQDGWLGDAYARHVRALGRDPEPAVFIGASTDMGNISQALPVVHPTIGLSCQARPHTAEFAEATIGEHADRAVLDGALAMALTAADLAADPEQRARVTAAHRARARRAEAGQRRSSAGSPLG, encoded by the coding sequence TTGGCCCGTACCGCCCCCGCCCCCGATGCCGCGATCCGCGCCCGGCTCGACACCGTGCGGGACCTGCTGCTGTCGCTCGCCCGCGACCTCCACGCGCACCCCGAGACGGCGTTCGCCGAACACCACGCGGCCGACGCCCTCACCCGCCTGCTGGCGGACGCGGGCTTCGCCGTCGAACGCGGTACGGCCGGGCTGCCCACCGCCTTCACCGCCACCGCGGGACCGGCCGACGCCGACCTGACCGTGGGGCTGTGCCTGGAGTACGACGCGCTGCCGGACCTCGGCCACGCCTGCGGGCACAACCTGATCGCCGCCGCCGGAGCGGGCGCCGCCATCGCGCTCGCGGCGGCCGCCGGCGACCTCGGGCTGCGGGTGAAGGCGCTGGGCACGCCCGCGGAGGAGGGCGGCGGCGGCAAGACCCTCATGCTGGACGCGGGGGCCTTCGACGACGTGTCGTGCGCGCTGATGGTCCATCCGGGGCCGGCGGACGACTTCGGCGGCTCCTCCCGGGCCTCACGCGGAGTGGTGGCGGAGTACGAGGGCCGCGCCGCGCACGCGGCCATCGCCCCGCACGACGGCCTGAACGCCGCCGACGCGTGCGTGGTCGCGCAGACCGCGCTGGCCCTGCTGCGCCAGCAACTGCCCGACGGCGTACGGATGCACGGCATCGTCACGCACGGCGGCGACCGCACCAACATCATCCCGGCGCGGGCCCGGATGAAGTGGCAGCTCCGCGCCGACACCCTGGACGAACTGGAGACCCTGTGGCCCCGCATACGGGCCTGCTTCGAGGCGGGCGCGGTGGCCACCGGCTGCGAGCTGACGCTGACCGAACCGTCCCCCGCCTACGCCGACCTGCGGCAGGACGGGTGGCTCGGCGACGCCTACGCACGGCACGTGCGGGCCCTCGGCCGCGACCCCGAGCCCGCGGTCTTCATCGGGGCCTCCACCGACATGGGCAACATCAGCCAGGCCCTGCCCGTCGTCCATCCCACCATCGGCCTGTCCTGCCAGGCCCGGCCGCACACGGCCGAGTTCGCCGAGGCGACCATCGGGGAGCACGCCGACCGCGCGGTGCTGGACGGCGCCCTGGCCATGGCCCTGACAGCCGCTGACCTGGCCGCCGACCCCGAGCAGCGGGCCCGGGTCACGGCGGCGCACCGTGCCCGGGCCCGTCGCGCCGAAGCGGGTCAGCGGCGCTCGTCGGCCGGTTCGCCTCTCGGGTGA